One Antennarius striatus isolate MH-2024 chromosome 9, ASM4005453v1, whole genome shotgun sequence genomic window, TGTTTTCCCTCTTTGCACTACAGCAGGAGCTGAAACCTGTCGCTAGGCAACCGCCCCTCTTTCCCAGCATCAGCACCATGATAGTTTGCGTGCGCTCTGCCGCATCTTTGGGTCGACTGCACGTTTCGCTACGTGCCTTGTCATCACGCAGGAGGGTTTGGATTTGCAAACACTCTTCTGTTAGCGCAGGAGCTGAACCgaagaagagagggaagaggTCGAGAGCAGCAGAGGGAGGGGCGAGTCAGAGGAAGATCCGCtcggatggatggattttaaaatattatccGGGATGTAGGTAAAATATCATCTGTAGTCTGACGGTCATGTGATGCTTGGTGGGAGGCAGTGAGGTAACTGtcccggacacacacacacacacacacacacacacacacacacacacacacacacacacacacacacacacacacacacacacacacacacacacacacacacacacacacacacacacacacacacacacacacacacacacgggctgTTCGGGATACCCGCGTGACTGCAGGGAGGAAAGAGGTGGTGGAAGTggaacaggagggggctgaagGTGCTGGGGGTGGACCAATGTGGACATATCAGAAATACCGAAACCAGTAGGAAGATTTTATTCCAGCCTGCGACATtattcataaaattaaaaaaaaaaaattcatgtaaaTATATATCGACGGGCGACATTTATATCCTGTTCATATCGAGACAATTAAAATCCCACTTCCCGTGTGGACAGATGGTTTTTCATCACAAACCCGTGATGAGGATTTAAGGTCGTGGGGAGCGCGGCGCGCACGCTTCAGATGTGGATCGCCCTGACGGGACGCGCGGACTGCCCAGCTCATGCCGTCTTTTTTGGGGAACAACGATCAGCCGCTCTCTTTGGGATGCTTTAATATTTGCGGCCTGCTCGGGTCTCCAGTTACCGCAATGCCActggggagaggagggagaatgAAAGGCTGAAGATGGAGCGGAGGAAACAGCATAAAGTGCAACGATGTGCAGATTGCTCAAGACTAGCCCAAATTGTGATTAGGATTTAATGACATACGGATTGAGCAGGGAAATATAACCTGTATTCCATAGGCTGGCCTGTGCTGCTTGGTGTGGACCAGACACTTTCTAAACTGAAGCGATCTCAGTTTCTTGGCTGAAATGTCAAATAAGGTGAGTATGGCTGCTGCAAGCGTGTAGAAGCTGCCCAATACTCAGATTTCTGCTGACAAAGTTCTTGGACTACCAGGACTATTGTTCATATTATGGGGCATTGCGTGAGACCTGGGGCATCAGCCAATGGAGAGCTTGCATAACTGTGACAGCACTGAGCTCCAAAGCCAGCATATAtgtctctccatcttctgcccTCGCACGATTGAGCTGTGCTTTATGAACCCAGAGTAAGTGTGAGATCTCTTCCACCATTACAACATGCCTTCACCGTCAGATTCCAGCAGCGTGGCTTCGGCCTTGGGATCTCGAGGCTGGTCAGACAGCCACAGGGGCATGTCCGGCCGGGGGCCCGGTGGGGCACGGCTTCTCCTCTACCTGGGGCTGTGCCACCTGGGTCTAGGGGCCATGGTCCTGGCTTTCTCTTTCACCAGCATGGCCTTCACCTCTTCAGCTCGTGTCAGGCAGTCCTGTCCATTATGGGCTGGCTTCTTTGTAAGTGTAAATATGACTGAAAGCATATTGTATTTAACAACAGACATCCCTAAAGGTGTTTTTTCTAATGCTGCATGTGGTGTCGGTTTGTAGGTGGTGGCATCAGGAATAGTTGGAATAATCTCATGGAGGAGACCTCTGACTCTAGTGGTATGTATATTTCCATTTAATGAAAGACATACTCAGATTTGTTGTATGCCAAGGAGGTTGTATCACAGCAGGCCTGACGTCTGTCTatcaaacacatacagtaggtgCCCCAAAAACCTCAGAGGCACTGCTTAGTCAGTCCAGGTAAAGGCACATCTAAATCTCATATAAACCAATGGGAAAACAAAGTAGAAACTGTTAAGTTCCTCTAGTAGCTGCACTGGAACTTTTGATTATATCACATGATCTTCATCACAAGGAGAAGTTTGCTCAGGAGTCAACCATGTTGGATAGAACCATTGTTGTTTCTTTAATTTGGAAATAACAGTGTCAGAGTTGTAATGTGGGTGCAGCATATTTACATAATTGTGATTATCGGTGACATTATCTGTCATGGATTTTCGGCAGTTTTCACATCCTGCTCTGAATCAAATCTGACTCTGTGCCCCTCCACAGGTATCGCTGTTCATGCTGctttctgcagtgtgtgtgatccTCAGTCTGGCCGGCTCCATGCTGTCGTGTCAGAAAGCACAGATGGTCAAGTCTATGCTCACCTGCCAGGTACACAGCATTCTGCAAGTTGTTATCTTTTGCCTCATGTTTAAATGCCCTTGTAACCAGATGTGTGGTTATGAGCCAGGAATAACTGTGAatctgtttgtgtatgtctCAATGTTCGTGCCAATCCACCGTGTTTTGGAATGTATGTAGGTGGAGAAcggtctctgtgtgtgttgtgcaccTACTCAATCCTGCtccatcagagaggaggagacccTGGTCCTCCACCTGAATGCTGACTGCCACTCAGTCAGACATCAGCTGAAGGTGGGTGGGGATGTCTTTCTACTGGAGTCATTTTATTATCTAATAggtcaaatttacatttttgatgaaaattTACATCTCATGAAAATGTGATCTTTTTTGcttgcatttatttttcctaTATTGATCATTAACATATCCTTGAACAGCCTTCAATCTAAGTGATGGGGACAGGTATTTATCAAATGCATGTGTGGGACTACAGCAGTCTAAGTTAGACAAATCGACTATTTTTAAACAGTCAAAAAATTATGAAGTTATTCTTCAGATGTAAATCATTCCTCAGGCTAAAATGTTGATGTCAGcttttctgaatgtttttctctgCAGGACCTTTTATTCAGTGCATGTGGTCTCAGCATTCTGTCCACCATCATCTGCACTCTGTCCACTGTGACCTGCAGCATCCACATATTCTCTCTGGACCTTGTACACCTGGTAAGAGACGACACAGCACACATACAAAATCAGTAAATTCGGGTTTgaatttacatttgaaaaacagACTTGAACCAAAACTTCCACTTATGATGTTTATATGTTGTACCCGCCCAGCTGGCTCCACATCGCTCTCGCTCAGTCAACCCAGAATGCACTACTCCTCAGGATGCTTTCCTCACCAACATTATGGACTTTGAAGAGTTTGTCCCACCCATCCCTCCGCCCCCCTACTATCCTCCTGAATACACGTGTAGCTCCGAAACAGATGCTCAAAGGTACCACACAAGCTTATATGAGCATTTTATAAACTGGTTATTCTGTTATTCTCGTATATAtcatgtgctttttttaattaacacaCAGCATCACTTACAATGGCTCAATGGAGAGCCCTGTTCCTCTCTACCCCACTGACTGCCCCCCACCTTATGaagctgtgattggacagagagCTGCAAGCCAGGTGAGCGTGTGTTTATGATTGAagactttgtgtgttttccccaCTGTCTATGCTAAATTTGTCAATTTTGATGGTCAAGGCGACAGTGTATGACCCCCATGCCACTGAGCTGTCTGCAGAGAGGGGAACTTCTACGGCCTTCAGTGGGGAGGGTGAGAAACCATTACCCATTGTCACAGGTCCTCTACAGAATCAAAATCAGGTTTACTGGTCAAATAACTGAACTCTTACATGGAATGGGAATGTGTGAAGGTGATGTCAATGTCACACGTGTCACACTTTAACAGATTTTAGAAACACAACAAGCAGCGAAGAACATGCACAAAGtcaaaaaatagataaaaatagAACTATTATGTGCATAAAAAGAAAGGGGGAAAGGTATGTGTGCATATACAGTTTATAACTATAACAACACAAAATCTCTATATAATCAAAAAATAGTGTTATGAAGAGTACTCATAGTTAAAAGgaatacatactgtattaaATGAGGAATCTGCAGAAACATATGTATAGCTGGTGGTTATCTACAGTCTATCAGCTTATACAGGTCAATGATTGAAAATAAAGATTGCCATCTGTTCTGTTCATTTGTACCAAATGACtgagtacaaaataaaaatcaataattaataaataaatagatagataaagaacagaatagaatagaatatcaCAAGCAGTTTTTTGTCTCTGACCAAACTCTTAACAGACTTGAACGTGAAATAAATTGTACCGTCAAATTAACGTCAGCTACAAgttttaaaatgtcaacattttgcTGACAGTAATTGTGGagatttgtttgtgtgcagtGTCAGAAATCAGGAAATGATagcaaatattcattttttatgaaaATAGAATGAACAAGTTATATTAAGATTAAGTTCAACTTAAATCAGTAAAATGCATTCAAATAAAAGATAAACTCCTCCctgctctttttaaaaaaatagtctcCATGGACAGTGGTTCTCTGTTGATGTCGGACATTGTGGACATCCCTGATGATTCCTCTCCTTCTGAGGACTCCTGTCTGATGGAGGTTGGCCTGAGGAACCACAGGGGCAGGCGCAACAGGACCATAAGTGAGGGGGGAGAACCTGGGGAGCAGATAAGCTTTCGTGGTCCTCCATCTCAGACTCCAGAAAGTCCTCTAGCAGGAGGACCTCGAGCCAGGCGTTTCCTCAGAGGAGAGCGATCTAATTCTTGCTCTTCACCCAGCACAGCGACCTCCACATACAGGTGaggacaaacacactcacacacgatTAATAGTGGACAGTTTAACTCTACAGTTTGTGGTGTCCTGCAGTGAAGTGAATACAGTAAGGAATGAATGTTATTCCTCAGCTCACTGCAGAATTATTGAGATACAGTCTAATTAAATGCACAGCTTTAAATCCAGAATTGAACCATTAACACAATCTAACACTTAGTGCTgtcctctctcttcctgcagGTCTCCAGTGTTGGGTCGCCAGGCCATGTTAGCTAATAGCTGTTCTCAGCTGGAAGCAATAATCAGTCATCAACACCAATGTTCCATCCCAGAGCTCCGAGTTCATGCCTCCACTTGCTCACGCCAAGGAACTGCCCCAGCCTCATCCACTCCTCCCGCTTCATCCTCAATAGCTACCAGTGAGCacagcagcagagcaggaaGCGGACCACCCCTCCCGAGCCAACCGTCGTACCTTCAACAAAGACCTGGGAAGTGTGAGAAGGATGGAGAAGGTGTAAGGAGGGACAGCGAAGGGCTTTTACCTCTAGTAAGGTCCCACAGTGAGCCAGGCCTCGGCTCTTCAACTGATACCGGTAAGTCTGACAAGGAAATGAGAGCATATTTTACTTTGCTATTTCTAGTATGTTCACAAACTGTCCCTGTATCTCCTCTACTGTAGTCGGCTCTGGAGGCAGTAAAGTATCTACAGACACAGGTAAGACTACCACAGCCTCTCTCTACGTTTTGATTTCAGTGATACATCTTGGTTGGTATTAATGGCCATATCATAAAATCTGAAGGGTCACCAGACTTTAACTGCTCAGAATAAACCACCAGGTTTGAAATATTAGATATCTTACCTTTTGTCACATATTTATTGTATCACCTATTACATTTGAACACACAACCAGATTCTGTTTTCGGAGAACCTAGTGACTGTTTACTATATTATGCAATTTCAATAGTGTTCCATACTCTATGTGGACACACAGTGTATTTATATGAAACAATGAAATGATGTAGTGGTCAGCATGTTCATCAGTTTTTTGGATCATAAGTCAAAGTTTGCAGTTAGTTACTATAACTGCTCCTTGTACAACCATGCCATGCCATCTTGTGTTGGCtcctttttttctaaataaagaTTCAGATTATAGTCACTTCTTTTTCTGGGTTTTCATGGTGTTTTTATCTCTAGTTCTCTAGCGAGGACTGCTTTGTTATGTTGGCTTTGGCTTTTCCTGAAATCACTTTTAGCCTCTATCTGGcaataaaataattagaaaatgtGCAAATGGACTCCTGATTTTCTTCATTGAGCTTCATGTtacttctctcttcttcttctgactcCTCTCAAAGGTCCATCCTCTGAGGCTTGTCTTCTGCCGCGTACAGCTTTGCCTCCTGCAACAGCTCTGCCAAGGAAAAGCACCATGAAATCAGCAGCCACTGGGGTGCAGGTGCCCTCCAAACCTCCCCCTACCTCACCATTACGTTTACCGAAAGACTGCCACCGGTCTCTGGGAGACCTTAAGGTATGGATGAGACATGTTGCTAAAAGATATACGAGCTAAAATAATTCAGAGTAAAAACTTGGTGTTTCTTTGTCataatcccccccccctttttttcagGTGACGCGAGGTCTGGTTGCTCGCTTTTTGCAGCGCTCCAAACGCAATTTATCGCCCTATGAGCATGCTGGTAGCATTGGGCCAGGGCCTAAGAAAAGGGGTGGAAGTGAGGCAACTGCCATGAGCCACTTGCCCATGGAGCAAGTATGATAGTGAATTCTAATCAACTCTGTTCACCAGTTCACACCATCAACATAGTTCTTTTGCAAGTAATTCAGTCTGCTGTTTGTCTAAACTTCTGCTCATTAACACCATCTTCAGGTGTTGCTGACTCCTTGGAGCGCAAGCCGAGGACACCCCAACCATCACCCCCATCACACTCATCGCCGTGGTCACCACCACTCCCATAGTGACAGTCGACACAACAGGCATCACGACACTCAGGTGCCGGAGGGAATCCACCTGCGCAGCTGTGGGGATTtgagctcctcatcctcagcctCGCTGCGTCGACTTGTGACACCCCATCCACCACACGGATCATCAGGAGCTCTCTACTCTGAGTCTGCACTGTGAGGAGAATCGGAGGGAGGTACAGACGAGGAAAATGGGAGGCACATGAGTTGACAGGGTTGTGAGGACGACTAGGGTTGGATCAATTAAGGCTGGTTAATGGATGTATCTAGTACTAAACTTTTGAAACTTTTCCTTCCTATGCCTCCTTTCAACTCCGTTTCCAACTGTGCAAACAGCCTTATTCAGTGGTGCTCTTTATCACTCTGAACATCAGCCTCAAGCTTGCACTATTGCACTGCTCGGCATCAGTTAAACAGCGACTAGATGCTTAATTTTGGGCAGCATGTtgtaataaaatcataaaatgatTCCTCGACCGGCTGAGAGGACCAACCAGAAGCATCTTCTCTGCAGTATTCTCCTCTCACTCCCTTAATACTCAACTGAAATCATCTGTTCCTCAAGACTGAAAATGGAACTCAATCAACATCCATACTACAAGAAACTCTTACTCATATGTACATTGAGTCATTTACATTAGTGTGGGTTGAAATATGCTTCTGGTCCTTTTTTACATAGCTGTTCATCCCACTGGGTCGCTCAGGTGAAGTGATCGGAATTATCCTTATTCGTCTTCCACTgataaaaaacccccaatgcATCTCAAACATATAGTTAGCCGagtataatgtaataataacagATGGCATTGCAGTTGTGGACAAAGTCTCTCACATTTTAATCCCTTTACTgatatgcttttttttctttgtttttgtttttctaatccCCACTATCTCCACACTTTTACACCTCCATGTTTGCCACAAGAAAAGGGAGACAGCCTTTTGAACACTGACAGTACTAGACACCATAGAAATGCTcagccttggaaatgtattatCAGGGGATGGCCCCCTTGATATAATGATGATTTCTTTGCTAATGTGCATATTTTGATAAATCCTCCCAGATACATCAGGAACCTTGTGCATTCAATCCTGGTTATCTGTGTAACAAGTAACATGTTCCCAGAATGGCTTTATCTGCATGTTTTGATAATGCTTGTTCTATTTTGCTTTTGCATCCAAGATTTAATACACTAGCTAtttgtaatgtgtttgtttcaacAGATAGCAGAAGCTGAAAGTGAAAATCAGACCAAATATTAGTAGCTCCAGCAATTGCTTCATCCAGGTGCCACTAATCAAGCCTCTGCATTCGAGTTTGATTTTATGATTGAAAATAACTGTGACTGGCAAAAACTAGCTTTACCCTGTAAGATTAAGAAATATAAATTGCACTGTGACTCTGATCATGTGAGTCTCTTGCAATAAATGTACAGAAAAATTTATTATGAGATTGTGATTCACTCTGTGTTTGCACAGGCACTGTCACAGAAGAGTAGTTGATTAATAAATAAGTCTGTTAACAGTCCAGTGATAGTGAACATGTGATGGCTCTGGCAGCTCTGGATAATGGATTTTGAGGTGTATTAatatcatggggggggggggggcagtcatGATATGGTCTGCTTAGTGGAAAGGCACATTTGGATACTCACATGTAtgtaattgattttaaaaatgtgcaccCATACACACTCCCTCATTTAGGCACTGAGCTGTATTTCTACCTCCTGTCTTGCAtaacacaatatttatttaaggaaatatATAAACCTGTATGGCAGGCTTAACAGGACACATTcttgaaaacaaataataaatgtaactaatcatGACCTATTCCAGATTTTAATGCAGTGGCAAAACCCTCAATGCAAGTTGTGTATTTGaaagtatgaaataaataagagatatgaaataaaatatctatgtttatgttttatacATATGAAGAGCAAATTCTCACACTAtgtaataacattttatttgatcaccaattttattttatttgttttttgttttgtacatgATCAGAGAAATTGTCATAATGTCTTAATCCAACTAGTTTCATATAACCCCCTATTAACAAGTTGAAAATTATATTCATACATGTTGTAATAGTGCGTAAATATATTGGTCCTTTTTCAGATTTCTGAGGCGTATAATTAGACTGAGGTGAAGAACCAACCTGTCTTCTCTAATCTCCGCTCCACTTAAACTCCACCTCTTGACAAATCCTATTAGTCAATTCATCTGAAAGCCCATCCTGGTTCGATATTTCCGTCCAATCAAAGCGTTCTATGTCAAATGGAGCCTTCGAACGTCACGCTTGTACGCGCCACCCTCAATGGATTGTGGGAAATTTAGTCCAGCTTCTTCACAATAAAACGAACTGGTGTGCCCGGGAACTACAACATACACATCCTGGTGGTAAGAGACGTTCACAGACTTCGGTTTTACTGCACGACgaagaaacaaaagagaaacGATTTGGTTGCATTGCACTGGACAGCCCGAAATAAGAAGATAGTATCATTATGGTATGTAAAGTTTTATGCCTAAgcaaaaatcattttgttttgacatACAGTAGCTAGCCGTGACACCAGACTGGATGCTGGGAAACGATATGAACTCACGTCAGCTAACGTCACCTTTTTCATGACAGCGGAACTTGCTAGCCAATTACAGCGATGCCTTTTAGCTTGTTCTTGCTCATGTAGCTAACTTAGCTGTTTCTCTTTACCGGTTACGATCATTGTGTGTTTAATGAGCAGTTCTTCATGTACATGTTTCTGTCGCAGTCGGTTTGACGGAAGTTTATTTACAGTACAATTGTTAGCACAGCTGGGGATGAGAGCTCTGCTAAGCTGGGTCACTATTGCCCCTAAAGCTATCTGGACGGTGCTCCTGACTGTCTACCCTCTAAAGCCACAAAACGCACTTAGATTATGTACATCCTCATTTTTCCAGGGAGATAGAATTTGCAATGGGACGCAAAACAAGAGAGCACTGCTGTCAGATCCTCAGCTGTTCGAAGACCAGTTCGAGGACCTGGTGACAGAGCTCACGGAGAGGGATTTCACTGACCCTGCACTTGCTGATGCTCTGACCAGGTTGAGACAGGTGATGTATACTGTTCCATCATTTGCAAAATTACTTCTGTAAACTGCTGAGCATCTGCATGATGTATTTACaattcatgtttttcttctagGTGTTGGTTTATAATTCCCCTGGAGGAAAGAGGAACCGGGGCCTGTCTGTGATTGGCTCTCTCAGGGAATTTCTTCCACCCAAGCAGCTCACACAGGACGTAGTGCAGCGGGCTCTTTTAGTTGGC contains:
- the fam189b gene encoding protein ENTREP3; this translates as MPSPSDSSSVASALGSRGWSDSHRGMSGRGPGGARLLLYLGLCHLGLGAMVLAFSFTSMAFTSSARVRQSCPLWAGFFVVASGIVGIISWRRPLTLVVSLFMLLSAVCVILSLAGSMLSCQKAQMVKSMLTCQVENGLCVCCAPTQSCSIREEETLVLHLNADCHSVRHQLKDLLFSACGLSILSTIICTLSTVTCSIHIFSLDLVHLLAPHRSRSVNPECTTPQDAFLTNIMDFEEFVPPIPPPPYYPPEYTCSSETDAQSITYNGSMESPVPLYPTDCPPPYEAVIGQRAASQATVYDPHATELSAERGTSTAFSGEVSMDSGSLLMSDIVDIPDDSSPSEDSCLMEVGLRNHRGRRNRTISEGGEPGEQISFRGPPSQTPESPLAGGPRARRFLRGERSNSCSSPSTATSTYRSPVLGRQAMLANSCSQLEAIISHQHQCSIPELRVHASTCSRQGTAPASSTPPASSSIATSEHSSRAGSGPPLPSQPSYLQQRPGKCEKDGEGVRRDSEGLLPLVRSHSEPGLGSSTDTVGSGGSKVSTDTGPSSEACLLPRTALPPATALPRKSTMKSAATGVQVPSKPPPTSPLRLPKDCHRSLGDLKVTRGLVARFLQRSKRNLSPYEHAGSIGPGPKKRGGSEATAMSHLPMEQVLLTPWSASRGHPNHHPHHTHRRGHHHSHSDSRHNRHHDTQVPEGIHLRSCGDLSSSSSASLRRLVTPHPPHGSSGALYSESAL